In Antennarius striatus isolate MH-2024 chromosome 8, ASM4005453v1, whole genome shotgun sequence, a single window of DNA contains:
- the junba gene encoding junB proto-oncogene, AP-1 transcription factor subunit a isoform X1: protein MSTIMEQPFYDDSFLSAYGHPGAALPDYKLLKQNMNLNFADSYRSSNFKSQHLRADADFYPTGPADVGSLKLASPELERLIIQNSNGVITTTPTPAHYLYNRGITEEQEGFADGFVKALDDLHKMNQMAPPNVSIGTGGIPCAAPPSVFGTSIQSEPLEYATLNSCTTNSSISSTSSYPSTTISYLPHHQYHQHPQAVAHGSHHFQHPLAGVGIHSQRYGGLKEEPQTVPDMHNSDSGSPPMSPMDMESQERIKAERKRLRNRLAASKCRRRKLERISRLEDKVKVLKTDNAGLSNTASLLREQVAQLKQKVMTHVSSGCQLMLAPKVKSF from the coding sequence ATGTCCACAATAATGGAACAGCCTTTTTATGACGACTCGTTTCTCTCTGCTTATGGCCATCCAGGCGCAGCTCTGCCAGACTACAAACTGCTAAAGCAGAATATGAACTTGAACTTCGCTGATTCATATCGGAGCTCAAACTTCAAGTCACAGCACCTGCGCGCCGACGCTGATTTCTATCCGACTGGCCCGGCGGACGTGGGCTCCTTGAAACTCGCCTCTCCCGAACTGGAGCGACTGATCATCCAGAACAGCAACGGGGTCATCACCACGACACCGACGCCCGCGCATTACCTCTACAACCGCGGCAtcacagaggagcaggagggctTTGCTGACGGTTTTGTTAAGGCTCTGGACGACCTGCACAAGATGAACCAGATGGCTCCTCCGAACGTGTCCATCGGGACTGGCGGCATTCCCTGCGCGGCTCCCCCATCCGTGTTCGGCACGTCCATCCAATCGGAACCACTCGAGTACGCCACCTTGAACAGCTGCACCACGAACTCCAGCATTTCATCCACCTCCAGCTATCCCTCCACCACCATCAGCTACCTGCCGcaccaccagtaccaccagCATCCCCAGGCCGTTGCGCACGGGTCTCACCATTTCCAGCACCCTCTGGCCGGGGTGGGCATCCACTCACAGCGGTACGGGGGCTTGAAAGAGGAGCCCCAGACTGTTCCTGACATGCACAACAGCGACAGCGGCTCTCCGCCGATGTCCCCCATGGATATGGAGAGCCAGGAGCGGATCAAGGCGGAGCGCAAACGGCTGAGGAACCGATTGGCGGCGTCCAAGTGTCGGAGGCGCAAACTGGAGCGCATCTCCCGTCTGGAGGACAAGGTGAAAGTGTTGAAAACAGACAACGCCGGACTTTCCAACACGGCTTCTCTGCTGAGGGAGCAGGTGGCCCAGCTCAAACAGAAAGTCATGACGCATGTGAGCAGCGGCTGTCAGCTCATGCTGGCGCCCAAAGTCAAGTCTTTTTGA
- the junba gene encoding junB proto-oncogene, AP-1 transcription factor subunit a isoform X2: MNLNFADSYRSSNFKSQHLRADADFYPTGPADVGSLKLASPELERLIIQNSNGVITTTPTPAHYLYNRGITEEQEGFADGFVKALDDLHKMNQMAPPNVSIGTGGIPCAAPPSVFGTSIQSEPLEYATLNSCTTNSSISSTSSYPSTTISYLPHHQYHQHPQAVAHGSHHFQHPLAGVGIHSQRYGGLKEEPQTVPDMHNSDSGSPPMSPMDMESQERIKAERKRLRNRLAASKCRRRKLERISRLEDKVKVLKTDNAGLSNTASLLREQVAQLKQKVMTHVSSGCQLMLAPKVKSF, from the coding sequence ATGAACTTGAACTTCGCTGATTCATATCGGAGCTCAAACTTCAAGTCACAGCACCTGCGCGCCGACGCTGATTTCTATCCGACTGGCCCGGCGGACGTGGGCTCCTTGAAACTCGCCTCTCCCGAACTGGAGCGACTGATCATCCAGAACAGCAACGGGGTCATCACCACGACACCGACGCCCGCGCATTACCTCTACAACCGCGGCAtcacagaggagcaggagggctTTGCTGACGGTTTTGTTAAGGCTCTGGACGACCTGCACAAGATGAACCAGATGGCTCCTCCGAACGTGTCCATCGGGACTGGCGGCATTCCCTGCGCGGCTCCCCCATCCGTGTTCGGCACGTCCATCCAATCGGAACCACTCGAGTACGCCACCTTGAACAGCTGCACCACGAACTCCAGCATTTCATCCACCTCCAGCTATCCCTCCACCACCATCAGCTACCTGCCGcaccaccagtaccaccagCATCCCCAGGCCGTTGCGCACGGGTCTCACCATTTCCAGCACCCTCTGGCCGGGGTGGGCATCCACTCACAGCGGTACGGGGGCTTGAAAGAGGAGCCCCAGACTGTTCCTGACATGCACAACAGCGACAGCGGCTCTCCGCCGATGTCCCCCATGGATATGGAGAGCCAGGAGCGGATCAAGGCGGAGCGCAAACGGCTGAGGAACCGATTGGCGGCGTCCAAGTGTCGGAGGCGCAAACTGGAGCGCATCTCCCGTCTGGAGGACAAGGTGAAAGTGTTGAAAACAGACAACGCCGGACTTTCCAACACGGCTTCTCTGCTGAGGGAGCAGGTGGCCCAGCTCAAACAGAAAGTCATGACGCATGTGAGCAGCGGCTGTCAGCTCATGCTGGCGCCCAAAGTCAAGTCTTTTTGA
- the prdx2 gene encoding peroxiredoxin-2, which yields MSAGNAKIGQPAPDFTATALVGGQFKDIKLSDYKGKYLVLFFYPLDFTFVCPTEIVAFSDRAEEFRSIGCEVVGCSIDSHFTHLAWTKTPRKQGGLGDMKIPLVADLTKAISRDYGVLKEDDGIAFRGLFVIDSKGILRQITINDLPVGRSVDETLRLVQAFQFTDKNGEVCPAGWKPGSDTIIPDVEKSKAFFSKQ from the exons ATGTCTGCTGGTAATGCTAAGATTGGTCAGCCCGCCCCAGACTTCACCGCTACAGCCTTGGTCGGTGGACAATTCAAAGATATCAAGCTGTCAGACTACAAAG GGAAGTATTTGGTCCTCTTCTTCTATCCCCTGGACTTCACATTTGTCTGTCCAACGGAAATTGTGGCTTTCAGCGATCGGGCAGAAGAGTTCCGCAGTATTGGTTGTGAAGTTGTCGGCTGCTCCATAGATTCTCACTTCACTCACTTGGCTTG GACAAAAACACCAAGGAAACAGGGAGGTCTTGGTGACATGAAAATCCCCCTTGTGGCGGACCTCACCAAAGCCATCTCCAGAGACTACGGCGTACTGAAGGAGGATGACGGCATTGCATTCAG GGGTCTATTTGTGATCGACAGCAAGGGCATCTTGCGGCAGATCACCATCAACGACTTGCCCGTGGGTCGCTCTGTGGATGAAACACTCCGTCTGGTTCAGGCCTTCCAGTTTACCGACAAAAACGGAGAAG TTTGCCCTGCTGGCTGGAAACCCGGGAGCGACACCATCATCCCTGATGTGGAGAAGAGCAAGGCCTTTTTCTCCAAGCAGTGA